Proteins found in one Magnetococcales bacterium genomic segment:
- the dsrH gene encoding sulfurtransferase complex subunit TusB, producing MLHTVNKSPFGNGSLESCLRFMNAGDVLLLLEDGVNGAIAGTSMVGLIEQAMAKNEVYAISADLKARGLTNLIPGIKVIDYAGFVDLVEKHTTHAWL from the coding sequence ATGCTCCATACTGTCAATAAATCCCCCTTTGGGAACGGCTCGCTGGAAAGCTGCCTTCGTTTTATGAATGCCGGGGATGTCCTTCTGCTTTTGGAGGATGGCGTCAACGGCGCCATTGCCGGTACCTCCATGGTTGGTCTCATCGAGCAGGCCATGGCCAAAAATGAAGTCTACGCCATCAGCGCAGACCTGAAAGCCCGGGGGTTGACCAACCTGATCCCCGGCATCAAGGTCATCGACTATGCTGGCTTCGTTGACTTGGTGGAAAAGCATACGACCCACGCTTGGCTTTAA
- a CDS encoding DsrE family protein gives MSEEVKKIMFTVRKPPHGSIYVYEGLEVKLIMAAYDADISVVFMDDGVFALKQGQDTKELGIKGFAATYGVMVDYEISKMYVDRKSMEDRGMTEDDLLVIGEDEDTEEPVKPKVVEAEEIAAMMGEQHNILVF, from the coding sequence ATGTCGGAAGAAGTCAAAAAAATCATGTTCACCGTGCGAAAGCCTCCCCACGGCTCCATCTATGTCTATGAGGGGCTGGAGGTCAAGCTCATCATGGCCGCCTATGACGCCGATATTTCGGTGGTGTTCATGGACGATGGCGTCTTTGCCCTGAAACAGGGTCAGGACACCAAGGAGCTGGGTATCAAGGGTTTCGCGGCTACTTATGGCGTGATGGTGGACTATGAGATCAGCAAAATGTATGTCGATCGCAAATCCATGGAAGATCGCGGCATGACCGAAGATGACCTGCTGGTAATCGGTGAGGACGAAGACACCGAAGAGCCGGTCAAGCCCAAGGTTGTGGAGGCCGAAGAGATCGCCGCCATGATGGGCGAGCAGCACAATATCCTTGTTTTTTAG
- the gspD gene encoding type II secretion system secretin GspD encodes MAKPSYFSGFPGWLLGLALGWLIVASPMQATAADGSYTLNLKGADITTLIETVSQATGRNFILDPGIKGKVTVVSADSLSVDELYQVFLSILEVHNLITVPTNGAIKIVPETRIKYSGMPLTSQLEIAQARGDEVVVRVFELMHVDASRLVAVLRPMITPKGHLAAYSPSNMLIVSDYASGVRRIARIISRVDRPSSGEIEVVRLEHASAADLVRVLGSLLKSNTSSKNKSSDDKPMLVADDRTNSILIGGDKSARLRLRAIITHLDTPVEITGDTQVIYLRFANAKDLAPVLNNVGRDFVQKEKAKKGQAAKSDVVVNVQAYESANALVISAPPRMNRTLLDVVRKLDIRRAQVQVEAVVAEVSTGMDDELGIQWGILGGSGDEQGIVAGTNFSGSGTGLFTLAAQLGEGSSSVSFDPEGLSIGFTDASHIAGLIRALRKDTSTNILSTPTVVTMDNEEAEIIVGQNVPFITSSSTDNAGNPFQTITREDVGLSLKVTPQINEGDAIRMNIEFEDSVVTPSTVSTADVVTNTRSIKTVVMVDHTRILVLGGLIKDDLVETADKVPVLGDLPLLGGLFRYDTHTKVKTNLLVFLRPTILRNEQDGFLLTQSKYDYIRSQQNDTPSLGGWMKMDRNRPLLPELNSYIDNSARGLFSQAEEVAGRLDKRLDTEPMVPEALPADSGAGLTRAMTETDSESFVPSPQQEGVERGANGYQDYADW; translated from the coding sequence ATGGCAAAACCCTCATATTTCAGCGGCTTCCCTGGTTGGCTTTTGGGCTTGGCGTTGGGGTGGTTGATTGTTGCTTCTCCCATGCAGGCGACGGCTGCCGACGGCAGCTATACCCTGAATTTGAAGGGGGCTGATATCACCACCCTGATTGAGACTGTCTCCCAGGCGACGGGTCGCAATTTTATTCTCGACCCCGGTATCAAAGGCAAGGTGACGGTGGTTTCAGCGGACTCCTTGAGTGTGGATGAGCTTTATCAGGTCTTTCTCTCCATTCTGGAAGTTCACAATTTGATCACGGTCCCTACCAATGGGGCCATCAAGATTGTTCCGGAGACCCGGATCAAATATAGCGGTATGCCTCTCACCTCCCAGCTGGAGATCGCCCAGGCCAGGGGGGATGAAGTGGTGGTGCGGGTGTTTGAACTGATGCATGTGGACGCCTCCCGCCTGGTTGCGGTGTTGCGTCCCATGATTACCCCCAAGGGTCATCTCGCAGCCTACAGTCCCAGCAACATGTTGATTGTTTCGGACTATGCTTCGGGGGTGCGGCGAATCGCCCGGATCATTAGTCGGGTGGACCGTCCTTCCAGTGGTGAGATCGAGGTGGTGCGCCTGGAACATGCCTCGGCAGCTGATCTGGTGCGGGTGTTGGGATCACTGCTCAAATCCAACACCAGTTCCAAGAATAAATCTTCGGACGACAAACCCATGCTGGTGGCGGATGACCGCACCAACTCCATTTTGATCGGTGGGGATAAGAGTGCCCGCTTGCGATTGCGGGCCATCATCACCCATCTGGACACCCCGGTGGAAATTACAGGGGACACCCAGGTGATCTATCTCCGCTTTGCCAACGCCAAGGATCTGGCCCCGGTGCTCAACAATGTGGGCCGGGATTTTGTCCAGAAGGAAAAAGCCAAGAAGGGGCAGGCTGCCAAAAGTGATGTGGTGGTCAATGTCCAGGCCTATGAATCTGCCAATGCGTTGGTGATTTCAGCCCCACCCCGGATGAACCGCACCCTTTTGGATGTGGTCCGCAAACTCGACATCCGCCGCGCCCAGGTGCAGGTGGAGGCGGTCGTGGCTGAGGTCTCTACGGGGATGGACGATGAATTGGGTATCCAGTGGGGAATCCTGGGGGGCTCGGGGGATGAGCAGGGAATTGTCGCCGGGACCAACTTTTCCGGGTCGGGCACCGGGCTTTTCACTCTGGCGGCCCAGCTGGGTGAGGGCTCCTCCAGCGTCTCTTTTGATCCGGAAGGGCTTTCCATCGGTTTTACCGATGCGTCCCACATTGCAGGCTTGATTCGTGCCCTGCGCAAGGATACCTCCACCAATATTTTATCGACGCCCACCGTGGTCACCATGGACAACGAAGAGGCGGAGATTATTGTCGGTCAGAACGTGCCCTTCATCACCTCAAGCTCTACGGATAATGCGGGCAACCCCTTCCAAACCATCACCCGGGAGGATGTTGGGCTTTCTCTCAAGGTAACCCCCCAGATCAACGAGGGGGATGCCATTCGCATGAATATCGAATTTGAGGATTCGGTGGTGACTCCCAGCACGGTCAGTACGGCGGATGTGGTGACCAACACCCGCTCCATCAAGACTGTGGTGATGGTGGATCACACCCGGATATTGGTGTTGGGGGGACTGATCAAGGACGACCTGGTGGAAACAGCCGACAAGGTGCCGGTTTTGGGGGATCTACCTCTGCTGGGAGGGCTGTTTCGCTATGATACCCACACCAAGGTCAAGACCAATCTACTGGTTTTTTTGCGGCCCACCATCCTGCGCAACGAGCAGGATGGGTTTTTGCTGACTCAGTCCAAATATGACTATATCCGATCCCAGCAAAACGATACCCCTTCCCTGGGGGGGTGGATGAAGATGGATCGCAATCGTCCCCTGTTACCGGAGTTGAACAGCTATATCGATAATTCCGCCAGAGGTCTGTTCAGTCAGGCTGAGGAGGTGGCTGGACGCCTGGATAAACGCCTTGATACAGAGCCGATGGTGCCGGAAGCCTTGCCCGCTGATTCTGGAGCCGGCTTGACCCGCGCCATGACCGAAACCGATTCGGAGAGCTTTGTTCCATCTCCCCAGCAGGAGGGGGTGGAGAGAGGTGCCAATGGATACCAGGATTATGCAGACTGGTAG
- a CDS encoding trypsin-like peptidase domain-containing protein — protein sequence MVDDSQPNQEGDRFGYLFMIAATAILLLIGSYWYMSYFLEMPTEIKPSDFRTGFTEPAPFTSQAPQGAEAVPVATFAGPGATPVAIPVAAVNPAGVNGVNREMGRSPFSAVAELIMPSVVNVSATSMPQPSQIKPENPKAPGLNFANPRAETAMESIGSGIIITAQGHILTNYHVVEGARHVFITVFGKKGNQRLVADVLRLNEPLDLAILKVEPAKPLIPAPLGGRQPIHVGDPVIAIGSPFGLDQTVSKGIISAKRKAVNIGGTMHSGLLQTDAAINRGNSGGPLSNLKGYVIGVNTAIYTTNQAFAGVGFAVSIAKAMEFIEDNVELPRIEPNLGKTAAGRPIAARPPPPIAANAALPHEDRGPCESCHEILPSANPVAFMQGPQRHMGQGAGQGQGQGQGRFNDGFAFGPGGAIGLNAAWNDGTAGGLGALLAPLDRNTAQQVQAPYPEGIFAQDVTAGSMADVAGLQAGDVIFKVDGRRPGVRGSLRAGLRRV from the coding sequence ATGGTTGACGACTCTCAACCAAACCAGGAAGGGGATCGTTTCGGCTATCTTTTCATGATAGCGGCAACGGCCATACTGCTGTTGATCGGCAGTTATTGGTATATGTCCTATTTTTTGGAAATGCCCACCGAAATCAAGCCGAGCGATTTTCGTACTGGATTTACCGAGCCTGCCCCGTTTACTTCCCAAGCTCCCCAAGGTGCTGAAGCTGTCCCCGTGGCTACTTTTGCCGGTCCCGGAGCAACTCCGGTAGCGATTCCTGTGGCTGCTGTCAATCCCGCCGGGGTCAATGGCGTCAACAGGGAGATGGGCCGCAGCCCTTTTTCGGCGGTGGCTGAGCTGATCATGCCGAGTGTGGTCAACGTCAGCGCCACCAGCATGCCGCAACCCAGCCAGATCAAACCGGAAAACCCCAAAGCTCCAGGTCTTAACTTTGCCAATCCCCGCGCTGAAACCGCCATGGAGAGTATCGGCTCCGGGATTATCATTACTGCCCAGGGCCATATCCTGACCAATTATCATGTGGTGGAGGGGGCTCGGCACGTTTTTATCACGGTATTTGGCAAAAAGGGCAATCAACGTCTGGTGGCGGATGTTTTGCGTTTGAACGAACCCTTGGATCTGGCCATCTTGAAGGTGGAGCCTGCCAAGCCTTTGATTCCTGCTCCTTTGGGAGGTCGTCAACCGATCCATGTTGGGGATCCGGTGATTGCCATTGGTTCGCCCTTTGGCTTGGACCAAACCGTGAGTAAGGGCATTATTTCCGCCAAGCGCAAGGCGGTCAATATTGGTGGGACCATGCACTCGGGGTTGCTCCAGACCGATGCTGCCATCAATCGTGGAAATTCCGGTGGGCCTCTGTCTAACCTGAAAGGCTATGTGATCGGCGTTAACACAGCGATTTATACCACCAACCAAGCTTTTGCTGGTGTGGGGTTTGCTGTTTCCATCGCCAAAGCCATGGAGTTTATTGAAGATAATGTAGAGCTACCCCGAATCGAACCCAACCTGGGCAAAACAGCCGCTGGCCGTCCCATCGCTGCGCGTCCTCCGCCGCCCATTGCTGCCAATGCGGCATTGCCTCATGAAGATCGGGGGCCGTGTGAGAGTTGTCATGAGATTTTGCCTTCGGCCAATCCTGTGGCGTTCATGCAGGGTCCCCAGCGGCATATGGGGCAGGGGGCGGGGCAAGGTCAAGGTCAGGGGCAGGGTCGTTTTAATGATGGTTTTGCTTTTGGGCCAGGTGGGGCGATTGGTTTGAATGCTGCCTGGAACGATGGCACAGCTGGTGGTTTGGGAGCGCTTTTGGCGCCTCTGGATCGCAACACTGCCCAGCAGGTTCAAGCGCCTTATCCTGAAGGTATCTTTGCCCAGGATGTCACGGCTGGTTCCATGGCGGATGTTGCTGGTTTGCAGGCTGGGGATGTCATTTTTAAAGTAGATGGTCGTCGGCCAGGAGTGCGTGGGAGCCTGAGAGCAGGCCTACGAAGAGTTTGA
- the tusD gene encoding sulfurtransferase complex subunit TusD translates to MKLAVCIYEGPYNHEASDSAYNFILAALEKGHTIQGIFFYHDGVYNVTKLMEPPQDDRHIANRWSELGGKGIDIVVCIAAAKRRGIVDDVLVPNVRISGLGQLTMMAIEAERMVVFGD, encoded by the coding sequence ATGAAACTGGCTGTATGCATTTATGAGGGCCCTTACAACCACGAAGCATCGGACAGCGCCTACAATTTTATCCTGGCAGCGCTGGAAAAAGGGCACACAATCCAAGGGATCTTTTTCTATCACGATGGCGTGTACAACGTCACCAAGCTGATGGAGCCCCCCCAGGATGATCGGCACATCGCCAACCGCTGGTCGGAGTTGGGCGGTAAGGGGATCGACATTGTTGTTTGCATTGCTGCGGCCAAGCGCCGGGGTATTGTCGACGATGTGTTGGTACCCAATGTGCGGATTTCGGGGCTTGGTCAACTCACCATGATGGCCATTGAGGCCGAACGCATGGTGGTTTTCGGAGATTGA
- the gspE gene encoding type II secretion system ATPase GspE, whose amino-acid sequence MQTGSGQGEEALVEASVDHGLSFGFSKRHGVLVQPGAQGALRVLCREDASLPALVELRRCFRKPLLIERVENDLFDDHLQKAFEKGSSQAIQEMEELDEELDLVQVAEELGEPKDLAESADDAPIIRLINALVTEAVKLNASDIHLEPYEDRLSVRFRVDGVLRKVLEPKRALAPLIASRVKVMARLDIAEKRLPQDGRISLKIAGRPVDVRVSTIPTAYGERVVMRLLDKQSGRLDLEELGTPEEMRNQLDQVIRKPNGIILVTGPTGSGKTTTLYAILKRLNKTSRNIMTVEDPIEYNLEGIGQTHVNTKVDLTFARGLRAILRQDPDIVMVGEIRDLETARIAVQASLTGHLVLSTLHTNSAIGAVARLKDMGVEPYLLSSSLLGVLAQRLVRLLCPHCKTPHPASDAELRSLGVSVEEISTLYRSQGCDVCARTGFVGRSGIYELVILDDVMRGKIHDGAGEHSLTAHARTFSKSLWDDGLRLLQEGRTTAKEVLRVSQED is encoded by the coding sequence ATGCAGACTGGTAGTGGCCAGGGGGAGGAGGCTTTGGTAGAGGCCTCGGTGGATCACGGCCTCTCCTTCGGTTTTTCCAAGCGTCACGGGGTATTGGTGCAGCCGGGAGCCCAGGGAGCCTTGCGGGTACTCTGCCGTGAGGATGCTTCTCTGCCTGCATTGGTGGAGCTGCGCCGCTGTTTTCGCAAACCCCTCTTGATCGAACGGGTGGAGAACGATCTGTTCGATGATCATTTGCAAAAGGCTTTTGAAAAAGGCTCCTCCCAGGCCATCCAGGAGATGGAAGAGCTGGATGAGGAGCTGGATCTGGTCCAGGTGGCGGAGGAGTTGGGAGAGCCGAAGGATCTGGCCGAAAGCGCTGATGACGCTCCCATTATTCGTTTGATTAACGCCTTGGTAACTGAGGCGGTCAAGTTGAACGCTTCGGATATTCACCTGGAGCCTTATGAAGACCGTTTGTCGGTACGTTTTCGGGTGGATGGGGTGTTGCGCAAGGTGCTGGAGCCCAAGCGGGCTTTGGCTCCTCTGATCGCCTCCCGGGTCAAGGTGATGGCCCGATTGGATATTGCTGAAAAGCGCCTGCCCCAGGATGGCCGCATCTCTCTCAAGATTGCCGGTCGTCCGGTGGATGTGCGGGTTTCCACCATTCCCACTGCCTATGGTGAGCGGGTGGTGATGCGTTTGTTGGATAAACAGTCCGGCAGGCTCGATCTGGAAGAGTTGGGTACGCCGGAGGAGATGCGTAACCAGCTGGATCAGGTGATCCGCAAGCCCAACGGGATTATTCTGGTCACCGGCCCCACCGGTTCCGGTAAGACCACCACTCTTTATGCCATCCTCAAGCGGCTCAACAAAACCAGCCGCAACATCATGACCGTTGAAGATCCCATCGAGTATAACCTGGAAGGGATTGGTCAGACCCACGTCAACACCAAGGTGGATCTGACTTTTGCCCGGGGGTTGCGGGCTATTTTGCGCCAGGATCCTGATATCGTCATGGTGGGGGAGATCCGGGATCTGGAGACCGCCCGCATTGCGGTGCAGGCGAGTTTGACGGGTCACTTGGTGCTTTCCACCCTGCACACCAACAGCGCTATCGGGGCGGTGGCTCGGCTCAAGGATATGGGGGTTGAGCCTTATCTGCTCTCTTCCAGTCTCTTGGGGGTGTTGGCCCAACGCTTGGTACGGCTTCTCTGTCCCCACTGCAAAACTCCTCATCCAGCAAGTGATGCCGAATTGAGAAGTTTGGGGGTCTCCGTCGAAGAGATATCTACCCTCTATCGTTCCCAAGGGTGTGATGTGTGCGCCCGGACCGGATTTGTGGGGCGTAGCGGCATCTATGAGTTGGTCATTTTGGATGATGTCATGCGGGGCAAAATTCATGACGGTGCCGGGGAGCATAGCCTCACAGCTCATGCCAGAACCTTCTCCAAAAGCCTCTGGGATGATGGTTTGCGTCTGCTTCAGGAGGGACGCACGACGGCCAAGGAGGTGTTGCGGGTGAGTCAGGAAGATTGA
- the nrfD gene encoding polysulfide reductase NrfD, translated as MISEFTTVEGRLPAFYTLLIILGGFVGMAAAAFFYVEIYGHGVTGMNNKVVWGLPHIFAIAMLVMASGALNLGSMSTIFAAKQFKQFGRFSAYLAVALLIGGLAVLLFDLGRPDRMLLAMMYYNFSSMFSWNVILYTGFMMLCLLYLWTMFEAQKYTKVVGSAAFFWRLVLTTGTGSIFGVIHAREVFHSAITGPTFIAVSLSSGTAVSILLLVATYKAAGLEMDKKLVFGLRNALIFFLLLVLYFLFVEKFVKFYSPAFYDVETWILTGPLAWLYWGGVILAGIVAPLGILFNSTLGNTVKGVMWGSALAVIGEFAFVAHVLIAGQSYPFNMFPGYEVSSVFQDGMAATYSPTLPELVLGLGGVAIAGLIYLLGIRFLRLLPEKAVVPKGWDVPWNP; from the coding sequence ATGATCAGCGAATTCACCACCGTTGAGGGGCGCCTCCCCGCATTTTACACACTGCTCATCATCCTGGGCGGTTTTGTAGGAATGGCGGCTGCGGCCTTTTTCTATGTGGAAATTTATGGCCACGGCGTCACCGGAATGAACAACAAGGTGGTCTGGGGGTTGCCCCACATCTTTGCCATTGCCATGTTGGTGATGGCCTCCGGGGCGCTTAACCTGGGCTCCATGTCCACCATTTTTGCGGCCAAGCAGTTCAAGCAGTTCGGTCGTTTTTCCGCCTATCTGGCCGTAGCTCTTTTGATCGGCGGTTTGGCGGTGCTGCTTTTTGATCTGGGGCGGCCCGACCGAATGCTGCTCGCCATGATGTACTACAACTTCAGCTCCATGTTTTCCTGGAACGTGATCCTCTACACCGGGTTCATGATGCTCTGTCTGCTCTACCTCTGGACCATGTTTGAAGCCCAGAAATATACCAAGGTCGTCGGCAGTGCAGCTTTTTTCTGGCGGTTGGTGCTCACCACCGGTACCGGATCCATCTTCGGCGTCATCCACGCCCGTGAGGTGTTCCACTCCGCCATCACCGGCCCCACCTTCATTGCGGTTTCGCTCTCTTCGGGCACAGCGGTTTCCATCCTGCTCCTGGTAGCCACCTACAAGGCAGCCGGGTTGGAGATGGATAAAAAACTGGTGTTTGGGCTGCGCAACGCCCTCATCTTTTTCCTGCTGCTGGTGCTCTATTTTCTCTTCGTCGAAAAGTTCGTCAAGTTTTACTCCCCGGCGTTTTACGATGTAGAGACCTGGATTCTCACCGGTCCCTTGGCGTGGCTCTATTGGGGAGGGGTGATTTTGGCAGGTATTGTGGCGCCTCTGGGAATTCTTTTTAACAGCACTCTGGGCAATACCGTCAAAGGGGTGATGTGGGGTTCGGCCCTGGCGGTTATCGGTGAGTTTGCCTTTGTGGCCCATGTTCTGATCGCTGGCCAATCCTATCCCTTCAACATGTTTCCCGGCTACGAGGTGTCGAGCGTCTTTCAAGACGGTATGGCCGCCACCTACTCTCCCACACTTCCCGAGTTGGTGTTGGGACTGGGTGGGGTAGCGATTGCAGGTTTGATCTACCTTCTGGGCATTCGCTTTCTCCGTCTTCTTCCTGAGAAAGCCGTGGTTCCCAAGGGTTGGGACGTCCCCTGGAATCCTTGA
- a CDS encoding 4Fe-4S dicluster domain-containing protein — MTMDRRSVLGLGGAVAAGVALAPGVHLIAATQTTEASGSSRWAMLIDVNKCSSDCNACTDACRKENNVPLFGDPDRDIHWIRKIEIRDKEGRRPTVSLPVLCNHCENPPCVHVCPTAASFVRKDGIVLVDKHRCIGCRYCMIACPYKARSLVYFPTELPADGNPDVPIRGKGVVEKCTFCVHRVDAGLAPACVEACDKASEGAMLFGDLNDPTSEISKRVREVATKAIREDLGLKPHVHYQGL, encoded by the coding sequence ATGACGATGGACAGAAGATCGGTTCTTGGACTGGGAGGAGCCGTTGCCGCGGGTGTGGCGCTGGCCCCGGGTGTCCACCTGATCGCAGCGACACAAACCACCGAAGCCTCCGGCAGCAGCCGCTGGGCGATGCTGATCGACGTGAACAAATGTTCAAGCGATTGCAACGCCTGCACCGATGCTTGCCGCAAGGAAAACAACGTACCCCTCTTTGGGGATCCTGATCGGGATATACACTGGATCCGCAAGATTGAAATTCGCGACAAAGAGGGGCGGCGTCCCACTGTTAGCCTGCCGGTTCTCTGCAACCACTGCGAAAACCCACCCTGTGTACACGTCTGCCCAACGGCGGCTTCTTTCGTGCGCAAGGATGGTATCGTGCTGGTGGATAAACACCGTTGTATCGGGTGTCGCTACTGCATGATTGCCTGCCCTTACAAGGCCCGCTCTTTGGTCTATTTTCCCACTGAACTGCCTGCTGACGGTAATCCGGACGTGCCGATTCGAGGCAAGGGTGTGGTGGAAAAATGTACCTTCTGTGTCCATCGAGTGGATGCAGGATTAGCCCCGGCTTGTGTGGAAGCCTGTGACAAGGCATCTGAAGGGGCGATGCTCTTTGGGGATCTCAACGATCCCACTTCAGAGATTTCCAAGCGGGTGCGGGAAGTTGCCACCAAGGCCATCCGTGAGGATCTCGGTTTGAAACCCCACGTGCACTACCAGGGATTGTAG
- the ltrA gene encoding group II intron reverse transcriptase/maturase, with protein sequence MTTGEADVRSEMPGTAEGGNGRNPLWPLDGASNVTARREEPNRKSCQLMEAVVERENMKLALHRVKSNRGSAGVDGMPVSGLGAYLKEHWPRIKEELLSGRYEPQPVRKVEIPKPGGKGVRMLGIPTVLDRLVQQALNQVLQPIFDEGFSSSSYGFRPNRSAHQAVRQARSHVASGRRWVVDMDLEKFFDRVNHDVLMSRVARKIGDQKVLKLIRRYLEAGMMEGGVVSQRTQGTPQGGPLSPLLSNILLDDLDKELERRGHLFCRYADDCNIYVASKQAGERLLASLTRYLEEKLKLKVNQDKSAVARPWKRKFLGYSLTWHMKPRLKVAKASVQRLKAKLREAFCQGRGRNLGRFVADLRPTLIGWVNYFKLAEVKGIFEALDMWLRRKLRCILWRQWKRPFTRARNLMKRGLKEKRAWWSAKNQRGPWWNAGASHMNAAFPKRYFNALGLVSLLGQLQRLQSAT encoded by the coding sequence ATGACGACAGGAGAAGCAGATGTCCGGTCTGAGATGCCCGGAACCGCCGAGGGAGGCAACGGACGGAATCCGCTATGGCCCTTGGATGGTGCGTCAAACGTCACGGCAAGGAGAGAAGAACCGAACCGGAAGAGTTGTCAGTTGATGGAGGCAGTGGTCGAACGCGAGAATATGAAGTTGGCTTTGCATCGTGTGAAGAGCAACCGGGGGTCGGCGGGAGTGGATGGTATGCCCGTTTCGGGTCTGGGAGCTTATCTCAAGGAGCATTGGCCACGCATCAAGGAGGAACTGCTGTCAGGTCGGTATGAACCGCAACCGGTGCGTAAGGTTGAGATACCGAAGCCCGGCGGGAAAGGGGTGCGTATGTTGGGCATTCCGACGGTTTTGGATCGTCTGGTACAGCAGGCGTTGAATCAGGTGTTGCAACCCATATTCGACGAAGGATTTTCCAGCTCAAGCTATGGATTCAGGCCCAACCGTAGCGCTCATCAGGCGGTACGACAAGCCCGATCACATGTGGCATCAGGTCGGCGCTGGGTTGTAGACATGGATCTGGAGAAATTCTTTGATCGGGTTAACCATGATGTTTTGATGTCGCGGGTAGCCCGTAAGATTGGGGACCAAAAGGTATTGAAGCTGATACGTCGATACCTGGAGGCCGGGATGATGGAAGGGGGTGTGGTATCCCAACGCACTCAGGGTACGCCGCAAGGCGGTCCACTATCCCCCTTGCTGTCCAACATTTTGTTGGATGACCTGGATAAGGAGCTTGAGCGTAGGGGGCATCTGTTCTGCCGGTATGCGGATGATTGCAACATTTATGTTGCGTCGAAGCAGGCTGGGGAACGCCTTCTTGCATCACTCACACGGTATCTTGAGGAAAAGTTGAAGCTCAAGGTGAATCAGGACAAGAGCGCGGTTGCTCGTCCCTGGAAGCGTAAATTTCTGGGTTATAGCCTGACGTGGCATATGAAACCCCGCCTGAAGGTGGCGAAGGCGAGTGTGCAACGTCTGAAGGCAAAGCTCCGGGAAGCGTTTTGCCAGGGTCGGGGGCGCAACCTTGGCCGATTTGTTGCGGATCTTCGACCGACCCTCATAGGTTGGGTGAACTATTTCAAGCTCGCCGAGGTGAAGGGCATCTTCGAAGCGCTGGATATGTGGTTACGGAGGAAACTCCGCTGCATTCTTTGGCGACAATGGAAACGTCCTTTCACGAGGGCCAGAAACCTGATGAAACGAGGGCTGAAGGAAAAGCGAGCATGGTGGTCGGCCAAGAATCAACGCGGTCCGTGGTGGAACGCTGGAGCCAGCCACATGAATGCTGCTTTTCCGAAGCGATACTTTAATGCGCTTGGACTCGTGTCGCTGCTGGGTCAATTGCAACGACTTCAAAGTGCTACATGA
- the gspC gene encoding type II secretion system protein GspC translates to MSFGKGALASVRRIGWRKASLAGVASAGSVGRDVTSGLEGGWLRPLALLLNVVLIVVLCHDLAGLTWAWVGEAVGMETTGAMTLSEVLDDPENNPKKSGNRSKKRIKKADWHLFGQAHQPKSAARKKNATPVDAPDTKLDLTLLGIVAFDGEGDEGLALIDSPSEGEKPYGIGDLLPGNAKVSAIHADRVILARGGRFETLRLPREPLVMDGLKKAKKQPAKKDKRKKSKKRGKRKGRDDKQDILSDEELDDLRQRFAENPESLLELVQVEPSYQDGRFMGFQLEPGQRPDLMKKFGLRAGDVVTSVNGVKMTDPLKGMEVLNRLTEENDLQLKVKRGKKTRSFNFTF, encoded by the coding sequence GTGAGTTTTGGCAAGGGGGCATTGGCGAGTGTGCGCCGGATTGGCTGGCGGAAAGCCTCATTAGCCGGGGTTGCATCTGCTGGCAGCGTGGGCCGTGATGTCACTTCGGGGCTGGAGGGAGGGTGGTTGCGTCCTTTGGCCCTGTTGCTCAACGTGGTACTGATTGTGGTGCTGTGCCACGATCTGGCGGGCTTGACCTGGGCCTGGGTGGGGGAGGCTGTCGGCATGGAAACCACGGGTGCCATGACCCTCTCCGAAGTGTTGGATGATCCTGAAAACAACCCAAAAAAATCTGGAAACCGATCCAAAAAACGCATCAAAAAAGCCGATTGGCATCTTTTCGGTCAGGCCCATCAACCCAAGTCTGCCGCCAGGAAGAAAAATGCTACCCCGGTGGACGCCCCGGATACCAAGCTGGATCTGACCCTGCTTGGGATTGTGGCCTTTGATGGGGAAGGGGATGAGGGGCTGGCCTTGATTGATAGCCCTTCCGAGGGGGAAAAACCCTACGGGATCGGCGATCTCCTGCCGGGGAATGCCAAGGTGAGCGCTATTCATGCCGACCGGGTGATTCTGGCGCGTGGTGGCCGATTCGAAACCCTGCGCCTGCCCCGAGAACCTCTGGTGATGGACGGATTGAAAAAGGCTAAAAAGCAGCCTGCCAAAAAGGATAAAAGAAAGAAAAGTAAAAAGAGGGGCAAAAGGAAGGGCAGGGACGATAAACAGGATATCCTGTCAGATGAGGAATTGGATGATTTGCGCCAGCGGTTTGCGGAAAACCCTGAAAGCCTCCTCGAACTGGTCCAGGTGGAGCCTTCCTACCAGGATGGCCGTTTCATGGGGTTTCAACTGGAACCTGGGCAGCGGCCCGATTTGATGAAAAAATTTGGTTTGCGAGCGGGTGATGTGGTCACCTCCGTCAACGGGGTCAAAATGACCGATCCTCTGAAGGGAATGGAAGTGCTCAACCGCTTGACTGAAGAGAACGACTTGCAACTCAAGGTAAAACGCGGCAAAAAGACCCGATCATTCAATTTCACTTTTTGA